One region of Rattus norvegicus strain BN/NHsdMcwi chromosome 13, GRCr8, whole genome shotgun sequence genomic DNA includes:
- the Hnrnpa1-ps50 gene encoding heterogeneous nuclear ribonucleoprotein A3-like, which produces MEGHDPKEPEQLRKLFIGGLSFETTDDSLREHFEKRGTLTDCVVMRDPQTKHSRGFGFVTSSCVEEVDAAMCARPHKVDGRVVEPKRAVSREDSVKPGAHLMVKKIFVGGIKEDTEEYNLRDYFEKYGKTETIEGRQAEWEKRGFAFVTFDDQDTVDKIVVQKHHTINGHNCEVKRALSKQEMPCAGSQRGRGGGSSNFMGRGGNFGGREGYGGGGGGSRGSYGGSGDRYHGFGGDGNYSGGGNYNDFGNYSGQQQSNYGPMMGAVWVEEAQAVPVVVAMDLEV; this is translated from the exons ATGGAGGGCCATGATCCAAAGGAACCAGAGCAGCTGAGAAAGCTGTTTATTGGTGGTCTGAGCTTTGAAACCACAGATGATAGCTTAAGAGAACATTTTGAGAAACGGGGCACACTTACAGACTGTGTGGTAATGAGAGATCCTCAAACAAAACATTCCAGAGGCTTTGGTTTTGTGACTTCCTCTTGTGTCGAAGAGGTGGATGCTGCAATGTGTGCTCGTCCACACAAGGTTGATGGACGTGTGGTGGAACCAAAGAGAGCTGTTTCTAGAGAGGATTCTGTAAAGCCTGGTGCCCATTTAATGGTGAAGAAGATTTTTGTTGGTGGTATTAAAGAGGATACAGAAGAATATAATCTGAGAGACTACTTTGAAAAGTATGGCAAGACTGAAACCATagaaggaagacaggcagagTGGGAAAAGAGAGGATTTGCTTTTGTAACTTTTGATGATCAGGATACAGTTGATAAAATTGTTGTTCAGAAACACCACACTATTAATGGGCATAATTGTGAAGTGAAAAGGGCCCTTTCTAAACAAGAGATGCCGTGTGCTGGATCACAGAGAGGACGTGGAGGGGGATCTAGCAACTTTATGGGACGTGGAGGAAACTTTGGTGGAAGAGAAGGCTATGGTGGTGGAGGCGGAGGCAGCAGAGGCAGTTATGGAGGTAGTGGTGATAGATATCATGGATTTGGAGGTGATG GTAACTATAGTGGTGGTGGGAACTATAATGACTTTGGAAATTATAGTGGACAGCAGCAATCTAATTATGGACCCATGATGGGGGCAGTTTGGGTGGAAGAAGCTCAGGCAGTCCCTGTGGTGGTGGCTATGGATCTGGAGGTGTAA